A stretch of DNA from Thermococcus sp. Bubb.Bath:
AGGACCAAACTTAAGGAGTGAGAGGGGTGAGGTAAATGCCGATTAAAGCTGGAGAGGAAGTTATATTCGTCGTTCCGATAAACAAGATTAAGAAGAGGGTTCCGCGCTGGAAGAGGGCCCCCAGGGCCGCTCGCTTCGTCCGCGAGTGGATAGCTAGGCATGCCAAGGCAGACGAGGTCATCATCGGCACCGACGTCAACGAGAAGATCTGGGAGAGGGGAATCAAGAAGCCGCCGAGCAAGCTCCGCGTTAAGGTCGTCGTTGAGGAAGAGGACGGCAAGAGGACCGCCAAGGTCTCCCTCGCTTGACACCTTTACTTTTACCGCGAGGGATTGGTATGCACATAGAGAGACTCGATTTTGAGAACTCACCGTACCTCGGCGTTTATGGTCTCGCCACGGACAGGGTAGTCCTAGTTAGGGAGGGTCTCGGGGAGAAAAAGCTTGAGGTTCTCCGGGACGTTCTGAAGGTCCCCCTGATAGAGACCAGCATTATGAAGTCCCGGATAGTCGGGATATTCGCCGCCGGCAACTCCAACGCCATCCTGGTCCCCTGGTACATCTGGGACTCGGAGCTGGACCACATAAACGCCTCCCTTAAAGAGCAGGGAGTAGACATGGAAGTTATCCCCTTCAGGAACACACTGACCGCCCTCGGCAACCTCATACTGGCCAACGATAAGGCCGCCCTTGTGAGCGCCAAGTTCAAGAGGGAGGACGTGAAGGCCATCGAGGACGCGCTCGGCGTGGAGGTCGAGAGGGGTATGATAGGGGACTACCACGCAGTTGGGAGCGCCGGCGTAGTGACGAACAGAGGCGGGCTCGTTCACCCGGAGGCAAGCGATGAGGAGCTCGAATGGCTCCGCGACCTTTTTAAGGTGGACGTCTACGTTGGAACCGCCAACATGGGTGTGCCCTTCGTGGGTTCGTGCATGCTCGCGAACTCAAATGGAGTTGTTGTTGGACACCTGACAACAGGTCCCGAAATCGTCAAGATTGAGGAGGCACTTGGATTCCTAGACTGAGGAGGTGTGAGGCATGGAGGTTAAGGTTTTCCGCGTCAAGGGAACTTTCGAGAGGAACGGCAAGGTTGAGAAGTTCACCAAAGAGTACCGCGCTCTCAAGGAGGAGCACGTGAAGGAGCTCGTTTACTCGGAAGTCGGGAGCAAGCACAGGGTTCCAAGAACCAAGGTCTGGATTGAGAGCATCGAGGAGATAAAGCCAGAAGATGCCCAGGATCCCGTCGTTAGGAAGCTCAGCCTTGAGCTCTGAGCATTTTCCTTTTCATGTTCATTAGCCGGCGGGACCGTGGATAAGATGGACGGCGAAGCCCTTTACCTTTCTGGAAGGGTTCTCTGGGTGGTTAAGAGCGGGGAAGAACTCCACGCCAAGGTTCTGAACGATTATCCATATTACGTTCGGATTAACCTCAAAACCGGTGAAAACATCTGCACCTGCCCTTCGGGGGGCAACTGCGAACATGTAAAAGCTACAAAGCTCGCATACGAGCGCGGTTTTTACTTCGACTGTCCCGATGGCGGGATGTTTCCGGAGGCGTGTGCGCTTTCTATGCTCAACGAAGTCCCGGAGCTGGGGCTGGAAGTTACCCTGAAGGAGCTTAGACACGCTCTGGAAACTGACGAGAGCGGGAGCACCGCGGCCATGCTCTTGCTACGAGCCACCGACCTCGTGGAGCGGACCAAATCCTGGAGAAAAATCCCCGTTCTAGAGGACGCAATGGAAGAATACTCCTCTCTCTTTCCTGATTACAACCTCACGGAAAGGCTTAAATCAAGAATTAACCTCCTTCTAAATAAACGCTCTAGAGAGGAAGGGTGAGCGGGATGAAGGCAATCTACCTGGAGATGTGTCCCAACTGCGGCGAAAGGGTACCCGATGAGAGGCTCTATATGAAGAATCCCTGCGATGACTGTCTGAAGGAACCGGTCATCATGGACGGCTATTTTGAGCTCGTTTCTGCGGTGAGGGAAGCCCTGAAGAGGGAGGGCAGGTTAAAGGAGTGGGAGAGATTATATTCGATAGAGAAAGGCTTGAGGGACGTCGAGGAGTTTTTTGAGGAGGCGACCGGCTTCAGGTTCTGGAGTGCCCAGAGAACGTGGGTAAAAAGGCTTCTAAAAGGGAGGAGCTTTTCTATCATAGCCCCCACTGGAATGGGAAAGAGCACGTTTGGAGCATTTATGGCCGTCTGGCACGCCCTCAACGGGAAGAAGAGCTACCTCGTTGTCCCAACGACCCAGCTCGTTATCCAGACAGTTAAGAAAATCCAGAAGCTGGCTGAGAGGGCTGGCATCGAGATAAACCTGGCCTACTACCATGGAAACCTCCGGAAGAAGGAGAAGGAGGAGATGCTCGCCAAAATCGACTCCAGCGACTACTCAATGCTGGTAACCAGCGCCCAGTGGATGGCTCGGAACTTTGAGGAGAAGCTGAAGGGGAAGCACTTCGATTTCATATTCGTTGACGACGTTGATGCGTTCCTCAAGGCGAGTAAGAACATAGACCGCTCGCTCTACCTCCTGGGCTTCAACGATGAGGTAATAGGCAAGGCCTGGGAGATAAT
This window harbors:
- a CDS encoding SWIM zinc finger domain-containing protein; the protein is MDGEALYLSGRVLWVVKSGEELHAKVLNDYPYYVRINLKTGENICTCPSGGNCEHVKATKLAYERGFYFDCPDGGMFPEACALSMLNEVPELGLEVTLKELRHALETDESGSTAAMLLLRATDLVERTKSWRKIPVLEDAMEEYSSLFPDYNLTERLKSRINLLLNKRSREEG
- a CDS encoding translation initiation factor IF-6 — encoded protein: MHIERLDFENSPYLGVYGLATDRVVLVREGLGEKKLEVLRDVLKVPLIETSIMKSRIVGIFAAGNSNAILVPWYIWDSELDHINASLKEQGVDMEVIPFRNTLTALGNLILANDKAALVSAKFKREDVKAIEDALGVEVERGMIGDYHAVGSAGVVTNRGGLVHPEASDEELEWLRDLFKVDVYVGTANMGVPFVGSCMLANSNGVVVGHLTTGPEIVKIEEALGFLD
- a CDS encoding 50S ribosomal protein L31e, whose protein sequence is MPIKAGEEVIFVVPINKIKKRVPRWKRAPRAARFVREWIARHAKADEVIIGTDVNEKIWERGIKKPPSKLRVKVVVEEEDGKRTAKVSLA
- the rpl18a gene encoding 50S ribosomal protein L18Ae; translated protein: MEVKVFRVKGTFERNGKVEKFTKEYRALKEEHVKELVYSEVGSKHRVPRTKVWIESIEEIKPEDAQDPVVRKLSLEL